TAAAGATAACACTTACCTTTCAAAATATCTAAACATATTCTTCCCAACTTGTCTACATTAGGATGATAAATTTTGGTCATGAAACGTACTTTAGGGGCTGCCATTGGGTATTCTTCTGGAAGGAATAGTTCAAGTTTAAAAGTCCCTCCCTCAAAGGGGGAATCCTGAGGGCCGGCAATGACCACATGAAAATAACGGGCGTTGCTCTCATCTGGTTCTGCTTTAATGCCGGGAACTGGTTCTGCCAGCAAACGCTGGGTTTCCTACAACAGAAAAACATAACACACTTGTGAAACAAATACCGTTTTGCTaaacaccaaaataaaaattagagaaatttaCTCCTTGGAATTGGATATAAAAGAACCTCTCCAAACTCTCAAAGGGTTTCTATTTACCTTATAAAATGTAAagttcaaagaaaacataaatcatCATAAGCAGCTGAAAGCAACCACCAGCAAATACTGATGACATCATGTACAACTGCAGCTACAAATGTCTACAAATATGTGGAGAATAAGATTAGACTAATGAAATTGATCTTATACCCATgggaaagaaaagggggaaaaaaagaaaagaacaataggATTACTGCATAGGTAAGGTCCTGCTGTTTAAACTTAACCAAAACCAAGCTGTTTAGAAAGCAAAACTAGTTTTTAAAGTCACTGAAAATCTCCCCTCTGAAAAATCTAATGAAACAAAGGAAATACAAGTGCCGAGGCACTTAAACAGGGCTGGAGATTGGCTAGTCTCCAAGCTGATTAGTCTCTAAACTCGAAACTGAACCAAGCTCAAATGGACCCTTACTGCTCCCCAACAATATCATGAGTTCTCTCTGCCACCTTTCTCCCGCTCCTACTTAACTGAACATTCGTTCTCCTGTCAACCTCCAATACCTCCATCCACTTCTTCACTTCTGGCTGACAACTCTGTTTTGTATTACAGGAGAAAACAGAAACCCCTCCTGAAGCTCACTGCCGCATCTGCACACCAACCTGCACCTGTGGGCCCAGGTGCTCTGCACCTTTTCTTCCATGACTAAGGGAGAAAGGACTGTCACTCTGGACTAAGACCAACCTCTCCTTTAGATCTTAACTCCTCACCTCCTCAAGGACATTGTTCTAGCATCGCCTTCCTCTCTTGAATCACCGTTTCCCCTCTATTGGATTTTCCCCAACTGTACAAACCTAATGtaatttgtcaaaaaaaaaaaaaaaaaaagaagaaggggaaggaaatgacCCTGACTTGactcaccacccccccccccccccccccccccccccccccccccccccccgcctccgcCCCCTGCTGCTGCCCCATTGCTTTACTCCTCTTTGAAAGTCATCTAAACTTGCATGTCTCCAACCTCCCTCCTCTGCTCTGGTCTTGAACACAACTCTCGAAGCAGGCTTTAGCTGCCAGCTTGCTTGTTGAGGTCATCAATGAGTCCCACATGGTTAAATCAAATGGCTAATGTTGAACCTTCATCTTAACTGACTTAAAAGCATCATCTTACCCAGCTGGTTTGTGCTCTCCTTGCAAGGCTTTATCCAGCTTCCTGCAGCCACTCTCTCCTGGCTTTCTTCCTAGATGCATGGTATCAACCTCATGCCAACACTACACTACAGAAGGCACCAGGGCTCTGTCTGAGGTCTTCTACTGTGCCTACACACTCCAAGGTGATCTCGTCTAGTCTGGTGAATTTAAATAATTAGTCCACTCCATGTATGAAGCCTCCCCAAATGCATATTCTGCAGAGATTTCTCCCTGAATCATCCTCCTATTCATAACCCCGTGCTCGACAGCTACTCTTGAATCTCTAGTAACCATCCCAAACTTAGCATGACCTTTCCCACCCTTAACCTGCTCCTTCTCAGAGCATTCATTGAGTCAATCAGAAGTCCATCCTTCCAACTGATCCAATTCTTCCTTCATACCTCACCCATCCAATCTGATCAGCAAACCTTGTTGGCTTAAACTTCAGAATCTACCCATGACTGGACACTGCTATACTTCCGATGATCACTCCATTGCTACACTTCTGATCCAAGCCACCACCATTTCTTACCCAGCAGGCTGCAACAGCCAGCTAACTTATTCTGCCTGCTTCGACCTTGAGTCCCCCAGCCCCTACCTAGTCTGTATTCCACagaccttttaaaaatcaaggtCCTTATAACCTCCCCCTCAAAAGAATGCATTTATTCCACCTACCTCTTAGTCATCTTCAGCTATGCTTCCCAATCCTCACCACCCTCCTCATCTGCTTTGTTAAAGCAAGGCTAGCTGCTTTGTGCTTCTTCAACCTGTCACGCATACTCCTCCCTCAGGggctttgctttccttttcccctaagtggaatggcaaaccacttcagtattcttaccgtgagaaccccatgaacagaatgaaaaggcaaaaagataggaggaccctgaaagatgaactccccaggtcggtaggtgcccaatatggttctggagatcagtggagaaataactccagaaagaatgaagggatgcagccaaggcaaaaacaccaccctgttgtggatgtgactggtgacagaagcaaggtccgatgctgtaaagagcaatattgcataggaacctggaatgttaggtccatgaatcaaggcaagttggaagtggtcaaacaggagatggcaagagtgaatgtcgacattctaggaatcagcgaactaaaatcgactgcaatgggtgaatttaactcagaccattatatctactactgtgggcaggaatcccttggaagaaatgggagTAGCCCTCATCGTCAACGAAAGAGtccgaaatgaagtacttggatgcaatcttaaaaacaacagaatgatctctgtttccaaggcaaaccattcaatatcacggtaatccaagtctacgccatgaccagtaacgctgaagaagctgaacggttctataaagacctacaagactttctacaACTAATACCcaataaagatgtccttttcattataggggactggaatgcaaaagtaggaagtcaagaaacacctggattaacaggcaaatttggccttggagtacagaatgaagcagggcaaaggctcatagagttttgccaagagaacgcactggtcatagcaaacaccctcttccaacaacacaagagaagactctacacttggacatcaccagatggtcaataccaacatcagactgattatattctttgcagccaaagatatagaacctctatacagtcagcaaaaacaagactgggagctgactgtggctcagatcatgaactccttattgccaaattcagacttatattgaagaaaggaggggaaaccactagaccatacaggtatgacctaaatcaaatcctttatgattatacagtggaagtgagaaacagattcaaaggattaaatctgatagacagagtgcctaatgaactatggacggaggttcctgacactgtacaggagacagggagcaagaccttccccaagaaaaagaaatacaaaaaagcaaaatggctgtctgaggaggccttacatatacctgtgaaaagaagaaaagcgaaaagcaaaggagaaaaggaaagacacacccatttgaatgcagagttccaaagaatagcaaggagaagtaagagagccttcctcagtgatcagtgcaaagaaatagaggaaaacaatagaaggtgaaagactagagatctcttcaagaaaatcagagataccaagggaaaacttcatgcaaaaatgggctcaataaaggacagaaatggtatggacctaacagaagcagaagatattaagaggtgacaagaatacacagaagaactgtacaaataagatctttacaacccagataatcacaatggtgtgatcactcacctagagccagacatcctggaatgtgaagtcaagtgggccttaggaagcatcactacaaacaaaagctagtggaggtgatggcactccagttgagctatttcaaatcctaaaagatgatgctgtgaaagtgctgcactcaatatgccacaaaatttggaaaacgcagcagtggccacaggactggaaaaggtcagttttcatttcaatcccaaagaaagacaatgccaaagaatgctcaaactaccgtacaattgcactcatctcacacgctagtaaagtatcgctcaaaattctccaagccaggcttcaacagtatgtgaaccgtgaacttccagatgttcaagctggttttagaaaaggcagaagaaccagagatcaaattgccaacatccgctggatcatggaaagagcaagagagttccagaaaaacatctatttctgctttattgactatgccaaagcctttgactgtgtggatcacaaaaaactgtggaaaattctgaaagagatgggaatatcaggccacctgacctgcctcttgagaaatctgtatgcaggtcaggaagccacagttagaattggacatggaacaacagactggttccaaatcaggaaaggagtatgtcaaggctgtatattgtcaccctgcttatttaatttatatgcagagcacatcatgagatgcgctgggctggaggaagcacaagctggaatcaagattgccgggagaaatatcaataacctcagatatgcagatgacaacacccttatggcagaaagcaaagaagaactaaagagcctcttgatgaaagtgaaagaggagagtgaaaaagtttgcttaaagctcaacattcagaaaacgaagatcatggcatctggtcccatcacttcatggcaaatagatggggaaacagtagctgactttatttttgggggctccaaaatcactgcagatagtgattgcagccatgaaattaaaagacgcttactctttggaaggaaagttattaccaaccaagacagcatattaaaaagcagagacattactttgtcaacaaaggtccatctaatcaaggctatgatttttccagtagtcatgtatggatgtgagagttggactgtgaagaaagctgagcgccgaagaattgatgcttctgaactgtggtgttggagaagactcttgagagtcccttgggctgcaagaagatccaaccagtccatcctaaaggaaatcagtcctgaatattcattggaaggattgatgttgaagctgaaactccattactttggccacctgatggggagaactgactcattgtaaaagaccctgttgctgggaaagattgaaggtgggaggagaaggggacgacagaggatgaga
Above is a genomic segment from Bos indicus isolate NIAB-ARS_2022 breed Sahiwal x Tharparkar chromosome 5, NIAB-ARS_B.indTharparkar_mat_pri_1.0, whole genome shotgun sequence containing:
- the UBE2N gene encoding ubiquitin-conjugating enzyme E2 N: MAGLPRRIIKETQRLLAEPVPGIKAEPDESNARYFHVVIAGPQDSPFEGGTFKLELFLPEEYPMAAPKVRFMTKIYHPNVDKLGRICLDILKDKWSPALQIRTVLLSIQALLSAPNPDDPLANDVAEQWKTNEAQAIETARAWTRLYAMNNI